A segment of the Takifugu flavidus isolate HTHZ2018 chromosome 7, ASM371156v2, whole genome shotgun sequence genome:
AATGACGTAGAAACAATTGGTATTTAAACGTGCTTTTCCATAACTACTACCTAAGCCTTATAAATTAAAACCATTTAGAGAATCAAACACCCGAATTTCTTTTTATCATAGCAAACAATTTTTGTGAATAAGTCTAACGTGGCATCAATAAACATTATTTCTATGGATGTCCAGCTGATTGCTTTTATTGCTATGCCTGCAGTTAAATGCTGTTGTAATGGAAGCTCTACTGATTCTGAGTAATTCAAGCTTATATAGGTGCCGATATCATAAATGGCTTTCTTTGCAGAAAGTTGGAAGACATAATTAGTCTTAAATGAGCTGAAATTTACTTACTGATAATAGCTTGAACTGTCATCACTATATTGGAGTACTGGAGCCACACTTaatataaaaaccaaaaactttgttttttcaGATTGAATGCATTCAAATGAGTGCCAGGGAGGCAACCACAATGGGAGATATTTTGGCCGCTGAGGCCAATATTCTTGGGATGATAAAGGAGgtaaattcaattttaaaatgcattctcttaaaaaaactttttaaaaaattacaaTTTACAATTGTGCTTTTTCTGCAAAAGTTAACCACGTAGCttgtcttgtgtttgtgttagtATCTTAAGTTTGAGGAGTTTGATGAGACCgttcacatttttgaaaaagagTGCAAGAACAAAGGAAAGCTTGTTTCAAAACCTCAGGGAAGTGCTTTCAGAGACTCAAAGTCTCACACCATTCAGGTAAATAATGCCCTTTGGATCCAGTTTGTTTTGGACACCTAATAATGTTTGATAAGGCTGAGCAGCAATTTATGATGGATGTCAcaattaattttaataatttaattttacATATTTGGGTTGCATTCTGAGAACCTTTTATTGTCAGTTCTTGATTATCAACTTATTCCCCCTTATTCACACTTTTGTAGAAGAACTTCATTGAGTGTTTTGATGATGGAGACCACAAAGTCTTCTATGAACTGTGGGCAGACAGTATCCCGCCTGAGGTCATGGATACAGACGCTGAGGCTTTGAGCTTGGAGTTTGACCTCCACATTCACTTCACCATCTATCCATGGAGGAGTCATCTTGCCACATACGTATGGACATCGATCTCTTCACTATTTTAATGCATGTATTTGATTTTGTAGCCCTGCGTTTTTAGGTTATTTCTTACAATCCCGTTGACTTTAGAACATTATGTGTTATTTACGCGAATCACCACTAAGCGGTGCTAAAGGCATTTATCCTTTGGGTTGTTGTGCTTTCTCTTTTGGTAAATAATCCTCTCCAGTATTGACAAAGTGTCATAGTCATGGTGACACGCACGCAAGGGTGATGGTTTAAGTAACTGCTgtcctatttttttaaaagtgaagaCAGTTTTTACATAACAAGCTTTGCTGAGAGTTTTTTGATGACTAATAAACCTATTTGCTGGCAAATGCATAATGCCTGTCCAGGACCAGGCTGAactggaagagaggaggcaCTCATTCAAGCAATACCTGGAGACTCGTGGCACAGTCCTGAGCCAGCACACAAAGTTCCTGCCTTACTATGCTTTGCCTTTCATTTCCAATCCGAGCATCCACCCTTCCTTCAAAACCCTTTTCCAGGTCTGGCACTTTGTCTCATTGAATGTCACAGTTTATTATATTTGCATTGTTCCTGACAGTTTTTCTCATGAACCTGACCTTCGTGTAGGATTCCTGGGCTTTGCAGTTGAAAGATAAACTTAAACAGTTCCTGTCAGCAACACTGAAGCCATCCAACACTCCAAGGCTCCTGAATTTATATGTATCCTTTATATTGTGACCTTTGCACATAAGTAATTACAAATGACACAGGCCGACATTAGAAGTGTGTTTTCCAAGTCTTTGATATACCGGTACTCCCTTTCTACCTTTTAAATCAACCTTTTGATTGTTTGGGTGTTGTCCCACAAAATTCCTTTTGGATTGCAAATGACAGTGTTCAGAACCAGAAAACCACTTTGTAGACTCACCAATGGTCACAAATGTCTCGACTGCAACTGAAAATCAGTTGTTGGGCAAACACAACTAAATCAAGAGAGCAATGATAATAAAGAGGGGTGAGATTTATCATTATTTTGTGATGCATATTTCAATCTAAAAAGTAAAATATTCCTGCAAATAATTATTCGCACTGTTTTCatgatttaaatatatttatatgccTAAACACATCCTCCTTCATTTACATACATATGAGACTGCACATGCTTGAATGACTCATGCAAACTCTTGAAATTCCGACAAATTGTGAAACAAATGGTGTTGCTTTTACTGGAAACCCAGTTCAGCTTCTCAATAAACATATACCAGCTGGGCAGACCAGGAGCAAATTACATTGTTGTGTGAACACAAAGGAAAAGGTTATAAAACTAATATGACACTGAGAGAACATGTCATTGCAGATGGCTCTGGCTGCTCACATCTTATCCACTGAAAGGTTGGTTTACCCACCCAAAACGCTTCATCGCTCTCATGTTAAAACGCCTTTCATTGATCACATGTCAGAACTCAAATCTCTTAACGGGACAAAAGAGAATATGGTAATCTCAAACAAATGGTTTCTTTGGGGATTTTACAAAGGCAAACAGGATGTGTCAAACAATTTGTGTTTGTCTTATATGCTTTCACCCTTTTGCAAATAACGTAGCTTttgaggaggacaaagagacaCGGAAACATATGCAACACAAATGTTTGCACTTAAGTACTACTGCATATTCTTTAACAGGTATCATTCAGAAGGAGGCAGGACAGAGTACAAATGGTAATTATCCCTTAAATAATGATCCTTCTTTCGTCAGTGTACTGTATATCTatcagattttctttatttcatcttAAAACATCATAAAACCATTCAGATATTCATAATAGTTAACCATTACCTTTTATATAGAGTAATCTGTTTAATAATTaagctttaaaataatcatACTGTCAGATTTCTAACCTTTCAGCGAGTTAGGAAAATGTTCAATCCAGGGCCTATTTCCCCCTATAGGAACTTATAACCATTGCACTGCTGGTTATGAAACATCTACCGTTTATCTGgaatcatcaatcatcatcaatcGGGATTTTTTACAGGCATcatcttgtgtgtttgtgtatctgcACAGAGGTTTTACAGCAGTTACAACTTCAGCTCATGGAATCAGAACGCCGCAATGCTGATTATGTGCAGAGGTTTCAAAAGATGCAGGCCGACTACTGCAACCTGACAGAAACCACAGCAGAGCTGGTTGATGCTCTGGAAGCCACCATCAGCGGAAAGACGGTGGGTTTCAAACAGTGTTTCCGCTCCCTGACATTATACATGTAGAACGAATTGTCCTTCTTTTCCATATTCTTACACCCATTCTTAGATTATTTGTGTATCAAAGCTCTGGGCCtgctgtgcatttacagatctCTCCTGAGTACATACAGAGCGTGTACGTGCAGCTGTTCAGCAGCCAGATGAGGCAGAGCACTGACTTCACCAGGCCTGGCACTGTGAgcatctttctcttctctcctcaccCACTACAACAAATTCACTAACAAACCCATCCATTGTTGACAAAATCTGAAAGTGTTGAGACATGGGCCACATTCATAGTGTCATAAAAGACATTTGAAATGGAAACCTGTAGGAACAGGCCTTACAAACCTGAAGAATCACACTTGCTGTCAGTGACATTCATAGTGATGCTGGACTCTGCAACATCTTGCTTCTCTCTGTCCTGAGTTGATCAACCTTCTCTGtgtgctttgttttttgtgCACCATGCTCTTGTCCAAAAAGGGATATTACACTATAAGTCCCTATGATGATGGCTATGTaagtttcatttttcatctttacCTCTTGAGCTTGCACCCACTTCTTTATTTCTCTACTGTTCCCAAGTGGAGTTGTATGAGGCAGTTCATGCTGCAGATGTGGGTGTGGATGTGCGTTTTAGACTCAATATAAACTCTCCAGTTGAGTTGAACTCTGTAAAGCGTAACTAGACATGAGATCCTCATACAACTTTACTTTGAATGTCTGTCTTTGTGCAGCTGAAACAGGAGGAACAAAGCGTCTTAAATTACTAGGAAATCAAAAATTGAAAACACTAATTTGAATTCCCTGATGTTTCCAAAGCAGTTTGATTGTAGCATTGGAGATTTTTTACACACCAAAGCAAAGATCTCACACAGCTCCTGCTGAAGGAGCCTGGAATCTCCAGCCAAAGCCCTTTTCAAAACCTCAAAAACAATATAATATGAAGGCCACAGATCTAACAAATGCATGGTTGGTTCATACAAACCTGCACTCTGTCAGACGAGAGAGCAGAATTACAATGACCTACTAACTGCATGGGCAATGCTTCCAAAACTGCACTCTACTACCAGTAGGGATTGAGCATGTCTCACCAGCATGACATTTGCATGTCCAAAAGGAAAGGTTATCCACTCATCTGCACCCACTAACTGTACTACAAGCACGACAAAAGACCAACCAAGTGGGTGCCATTTTCCATACTGAGCCTAAATTTATGTTAAatatgttttgttgttgttaatctGCTTTACAGGCATCCTCAATGCTGCGAGCGTCCATTACATCACAGTAAGTCTTCAGTTTTCCAGTGTCATGATTAAGAACGGTCCATATCTGTCTTCAGTCCTTGTTTTGATCTCAGTAGATCTAAGGAGGTTCCCATGCTGCCTTCCCTGGACTATGAGAAGGTGAAGAAGGACTTGATCGAAGGCCGAGACAGACTCAAGTCCCTGCTTCTTCAAGCGTTGCGTTGGGTGTGTCTTTATATTCCTGCCACCTTACTTTCTCTATTTCTTATACTTACAAGTTGTCTGGgctaattatttttttagagACTCACTCGTTCACTTCCTGGAGAACAAAGAGACACGGTGCTTCAAGCTTACATCAACAATGATCTGCTGGAGTGTCACAGTGCTAAACAGGTGGGATCATACGGCTGCAGCCTTGTCTGCTAGTTGATTCAGATTTACTGTTGGCAGAAAGTCATTAAACAGCAATTCAATTTGTTatacttatttttaaaaataaattgaggTTTCGTGGAAACAGCACTGTAATCGAAGCCCTGATCAGTTAAAGCTGACACTCCATTGTTTGCATCATAGGGTGCGTTTTTACTCTTCCTTGATGGAGCTTTTAACAAGAGGCTTCTGTGCTTTTGCTGTTTTACTAGAAGCGTAAATGATCTTCACACCTGAGCCCCATGTCTTTGTATTTACCACAATGTTGTAGCTCTCCTCTTTATGACACTGTAAAGAGCCACATTCCTAGTGGAAAAATAAATCCTTCTTTAAATTATAGTCTTCACAAAAGGTTTAGTGTTTTTCAGCAAGGGTACAATTTTAATGTCAGCCAGCATTCCGATTCTTTGTCCTCTCAAAAGGATTTGATTCTGGATTTAATTCAGGGTAATTGTTGATGAACTTCTCTTTGTTCCATTGAGGGCTTCACTTCTCTTACAATCTAAATCCCTGAGAAATGTTAAAACTTTATTTGAACTCTTTCATAGAAAACGGTGCTTCATCTGATGGCATCAGACAATGAGATCATTCGCCATAACATGGCTCGTCTCATCAACGCATTTGCTTCCCTTGCAGAAGGTAACTCTGTCACTGATGGTTAGACATTGTTATTTCTTTGTGTATTAACATTGCGTCTACGTAATATGGAAAACATACTACTTTATAGTTGAACAATAGCCCTGATatagtttgttttctttctttaagaaACTGACAATAGTGGACGGTATTTGAAGTAGTCATGGCAGTTTCATCACACATCCATGTTGTGTTGACACTTCCAGGTCGAGCATACCTCTCCCAAATCCCCATTCTTCTGAAACTACTGACAGACACACTCAAGACAGAGGAAAAAGACTCCCCAACGAGAGAGATTGTGCTTATGGCCCTGCAGAAACTCAGCCTCAGGTCAACTTCCTGTGGTCCTTCTATTTCAGTTACTCAGTATTCTTTTataattgctttgtttgttctgGAATCATCACTGTGATTTTATGTGGTCTTAATAGGCATGTGAAGAATAGAAAAAAATGCTAAAGGTAATTCATTTTGTGACAGGAGGAGTCAGCAAACTGCCATGATAGAAGATGATCTGATCAGCTGGTTGgtggatgagctgcagcactCAGACTTCCTCAATGACAACACCCTCATATATTCTACAGCTCTGCTTATGAACTTGTGTCTAAGGACAAAAGGTACAGGcaggatatgtgtgtgtgtgtgtgtgtgtgtgtgtgtgtgtgtgtgtgtgtgtgtgttttagtttgGTCCAGTCATACTGACTGCTGTTTTACACAGGGAAATGGAAGTGTGCGGAGAACGCCAAGCATGTGCTGAAGGTCCTTACTGATCTCCTCGGACACGAGAACCACCAGGTGTCTCACACAACTGCCTGCACTTGTCAAGCTGTCTACTAATATGATGTGCTGGACAGAGCCCACTTATTATTCCCATGTTTGTGTGACTTTGTCCTCAGATATGGCCGTATGTCAATGGAGCCCTGTACAATATCCTGTATATTCCCTCCGTGAGACAGGAAGCCAAAGAAATGGTGAGATGACAAAAACAACTTCACCTGCATGGAGGAAACAGACACTCTTTGTTTTGGCTCCAGCCAAAAATATTCATCTGGTTTGTCATGACTGATGCAGCTTGTacaggaggggaaaagagaaaTATGGGCCTGGGTCCATCCTGTGTGATAAACATTGTCTCAGCGCTGataaaaatagtaaaaatgACGGTCAAGCAACTGTCAAGGTTGATGAAAATGCTTTGCTGTATTATATCTATATCTTCATTTTGTGAACGTCACGTTTGCGGTGAATTGATAAAGATTTGTCTGCGTAAACATCTTTACCAACATTTTGTCACCAGCTATTACGCTCACCTTTCCACCAATTGACGGCCGGAGTCGCTCTAATGAGTTTCTTT
Coding sequences within it:
- the LOC130528595 gene encoding lisH domain-containing protein ARMC9 isoform X1 — encoded protein: MSAREATTMGDILAAEANILGMIKEYLKFEEFDETVHIFEKECKNKGKLVSKPQGSAFRDSKSHTIQKNFIECFDDGDHKVFYELWADSIPPEVMDTDAEALSLEFDLHIHFTIYPWRSHLATYDQAELEERRHSFKQYLETRGTVLSQHTKFLPYYALPFISNPSIHPSFKTLFQDSWALQLKDKLKQFLSATLKPSNTPRLLNLYKEAGQSTNEVLQQLQLQLMESERRNADYVQRFQKMQADYCNLTETTAELVDALEATISGKTISPEYIQSVYVQLFSSQMRQSTDFTRPGTGYYTISPYDDGYASSMLRASITSHRSKEVPMLPSLDYEKVKKDLIEGRDRLKSLLLQALRWRLTRSLPGEQRDTVLQAYINNDLLECHSAKQKTVLHLMASDNEIIRHNMARLINAFASLAEGRAYLSQIPILLKLLTDTLKTEEKDSPTREIVLMALQKLSLRRSQQTAMIEDDLISWLVDELQHSDFLNDNTLIYSTALLMNLCLRTKGKWKCAENAKHVLKVLTDLLGHENHQIWPYVNGALYNILYIPSVRQEAKEMSVEEILCCYSKDRNPHHNRQIKFIIDQLNSAQVQGPESDNEVEEEYAEDLMDTYADTDETLQPEPRELSGESLLTTEYLGIMTNVTKWRRKSTPLPQPDVDETLQRPVTPSSQRNVHGTNYQSGCREDEGNKDREYLSSKPKTEGGNVPLSRYDSRPPTRCGSRASAERNGYRNFESVDGISAFVSRDMIIRTPLTTADRGDARGLSPSPRFSPSEPHRSSRPGSTSSSEGGHSSTSSYSQRR
- the LOC130528595 gene encoding lisH domain-containing protein ARMC9 isoform X2, with the translated sequence MSAREATTMGDILAAEANILGMIKEYLKFEEFDETVHIFEKECKNKGKLVSKPQGSAFRDSKSHTIQKNFIECFDDGDHKVFYELWADSIPPEVMDTDAEALSLEFDLHIHFTIYPWRSHLATYDQAELEERRHSFKQYLETRGTVLSQHTKFLPYYALPFISNPSIHPSFKTLFQDSWALQLKDKLKQFLSATLKPSNTPRLLNLYKEAGQSTNEVLQQLQLQLMESERRNADYVQRFQKMQADYCNLTETTAELVDALEATISGKTISPEYIQSVYVQLFSSQMRQSTDFTRPGTGYYTISPYDDGYASSMLRASITSQSKEVPMLPSLDYEKVKKDLIEGRDRLKSLLLQALRWRLTRSLPGEQRDTVLQAYINNDLLECHSAKQKTVLHLMASDNEIIRHNMARLINAFASLAEGRAYLSQIPILLKLLTDTLKTEEKDSPTREIVLMALQKLSLRRSQQTAMIEDDLISWLVDELQHSDFLNDNTLIYSTALLMNLCLRTKGKWKCAENAKHVLKVLTDLLGHENHQIWPYVNGALYNILYIPSVRQEAKEMSVEEILCCYSKDRNPHHNRQIKFIIDQLNSAQVQGPESDNEVEEEYAEDLMDTYADTDETLQPEPRELSGESLLTTEYLGIMTNVTKWRRKSTPLPQPDVDETLQRPVTPSSQRNVHGTNYQSGCREDEGNKDREYLSSKPKTEGGNVPLSRYDSRPPTRCGSRASAERNGYRNFESVDGISAFVSRDMIIRTPLTTADRGDARGLSPSPRFSPSEPHRSSRPGSTSSSEGGHSSTSSYSQRR
- the LOC130528595 gene encoding lisH domain-containing protein ARMC9 isoform X3, with product MSAREATTMGDILAAEANILGMIKEYLKFEEFDETVHIFEKECKNKGKLVSKPQGSAFRDSKSHTIQKNFIECFDDGDHKVFYELWADSIPPEVMDTDAEALSLEFDLHIHFTIYPWRSHLATYDQAELEERRHSFKQYLETRGTVLSQHTKFLPYYALPFISNPSIHPSFKTLFQDSWALQLKDKLKQFLSATLKPSNTPRLLNLYKEAGQSTNEVLQQLQLQLMESERRNADYVQRFQKMQADYCNLTETTAELVDALEATISGKTISPEYIQSVYVQLFSSQMRQSTDFTRPGTASSMLRASITSHRSKEVPMLPSLDYEKVKKDLIEGRDRLKSLLLQALRWRLTRSLPGEQRDTVLQAYINNDLLECHSAKQKTVLHLMASDNEIIRHNMARLINAFASLAEGRAYLSQIPILLKLLTDTLKTEEKDSPTREIVLMALQKLSLRRSQQTAMIEDDLISWLVDELQHSDFLNDNTLIYSTALLMNLCLRTKGKWKCAENAKHVLKVLTDLLGHENHQIWPYVNGALYNILYIPSVRQEAKEMSVEEILCCYSKDRNPHHNRQIKFIIDQLNSAQVQGPESDNEVEEEYAEDLMDTYADTDETLQPEPRELSGESLLTTEYLGIMTNVTKWRRKSTPLPQPDVDETLQRPVTPSSQRNVHGTNYQSGCREDEGNKDREYLSSKPKTEGGNVPLSRYDSRPPTRCGSRASAERNGYRNFESVDGISAFVSRDMIIRTPLTTADRGDARGLSPSPRFSPSEPHRSSRPGSTSSSEGGHSSTSSYSQRR
- the LOC130528595 gene encoding lisH domain-containing protein ARMC9 isoform X4, which codes for MSAREATTMGDILAAEANILGMIKEYLKFEEFDETVHIFEKECKNKGKLVSKPQGSAFRDSKSHTIQKNFIECFDDGDHKVFYELWADSIPPEVMDTDAEALSLEFDLHIHFTIYPWRSHLATYDQAELEERRHSFKQYLETRGTVLSQHTKFLPYYALPFISNPSIHPSFKTLFQDSWALQLKDKLKQFLSATLKPSNTPRLLNLYKEAGQSTNEVLQQLQLQLMESERRNADYVQRFQKMQADYCNLTETTAELVDALEATISGKTISPEYIQSVYVQLFSSQMRQSTDFTRPGTASSMLRASITSQSKEVPMLPSLDYEKVKKDLIEGRDRLKSLLLQALRWRLTRSLPGEQRDTVLQAYINNDLLECHSAKQKTVLHLMASDNEIIRHNMARLINAFASLAEGRAYLSQIPILLKLLTDTLKTEEKDSPTREIVLMALQKLSLRRSQQTAMIEDDLISWLVDELQHSDFLNDNTLIYSTALLMNLCLRTKGKWKCAENAKHVLKVLTDLLGHENHQIWPYVNGALYNILYIPSVRQEAKEMSVEEILCCYSKDRNPHHNRQIKFIIDQLNSAQVQGPESDNEVEEEYAEDLMDTYADTDETLQPEPRELSGESLLTTEYLGIMTNVTKWRRKSTPLPQPDVDETLQRPVTPSSQRNVHGTNYQSGCREDEGNKDREYLSSKPKTEGGNVPLSRYDSRPPTRCGSRASAERNGYRNFESVDGISAFVSRDMIIRTPLTTADRGDARGLSPSPRFSPSEPHRSSRPGSTSSSEGGHSSTSSYSQRR